Proteins encoded within one genomic window of Nonomuraea gerenzanensis:
- a CDS encoding alpha-hydroxy acid oxidase — MHERPSSVRERPGSGPERPGSGPERPGSGPERPGSGPERPDSVHESPVCLAEYEEIAAKVLPADVRDFIDGGSGREQTLRANRAAFDRVFLVPRVLQDVSACSTRATLLGHPATMPVAVAPVAYHRLVHPDGELATARAARDAGVPFTVSTLSSVPVEDVTALGGHVWFQLYCLREHAATLGLIRRAEDAGCRALMLTLDVPWMGRRPRDIRNRFRLPPHVRPVHLTANSGTEAHRGASGGSALAAHTAMELSAAVDWSYLETLRAASGLPLVVKGILHPEDARRAADLGIDGIVVSNHGGRQLDGAVASLDALPGVAESVGGRCEIMLDGGVRSGADVLKALALGASGVLVGRPVIWGLAADGERGVRTVLGLLGAEIEDGLGLAGCGDVAAAQALRTTRPGAGFVS; from the coding sequence GTGCATGAGCGTCCCAGCAGCGTGCGGGAGCGTCCCGGCAGCGGGCCCGAGCGTCCCGGCAGCGGGCCCGAGCGTCCCGGCAGCGGGCCCGAGCGTCCCGGCAGCGGGCCCGAGCGTCCTGACAGCGTGCACGAAAGTCCCGTCTGCCTCGCCGAGTACGAGGAGATCGCCGCCAAGGTCCTCCCCGCCGACGTCCGGGACTTCATCGACGGCGGGAGCGGCCGCGAGCAGACCCTCCGTGCGAATCGGGCCGCCTTCGACCGGGTGTTCCTGGTGCCGCGGGTGCTCCAGGACGTGTCGGCGTGCTCCACCCGTGCGACGCTGCTGGGCCACCCCGCGACGATGCCGGTGGCGGTGGCCCCCGTCGCCTACCACCGGCTCGTGCATCCCGACGGTGAGCTGGCGACGGCCCGGGCGGCGCGGGACGCCGGGGTCCCGTTCACCGTCAGCACCTTGAGCAGCGTCCCGGTGGAGGACGTCACCGCCCTGGGGGGACACGTCTGGTTCCAGCTCTACTGCCTTCGCGAGCACGCCGCCACCCTCGGCCTGATCCGCCGGGCCGAGGACGCGGGGTGCCGGGCGTTGATGCTCACGCTCGATGTGCCGTGGATGGGCCGCAGGCCACGTGACATCCGCAACCGGTTCCGCCTGCCCCCGCACGTGCGGCCCGTGCACCTGACGGCGAACTCCGGGACCGAGGCTCATCGGGGTGCCTCCGGCGGCTCCGCGCTGGCGGCGCACACGGCCATGGAGCTCTCCGCCGCGGTGGACTGGTCGTACCTCGAGACCCTCCGGGCCGCCAGCGGGCTCCCGCTGGTGGTCAAGGGCATTCTGCACCCCGAGGACGCCCGCCGCGCCGCGGACCTCGGCATCGACGGCATCGTGGTCTCCAACCACGGCGGACGTCAGCTCGACGGCGCCGTGGCCAGTCTCGACGCGCTGCCGGGGGTGGCGGAGAGCGTCGGGGGCCGCTGCGAGATCATGCTCGATGGTGGCGTCCGGTCGGGAGCCGACGTCCTCAAGGCGCTGGCGCTCGGGGCGTCGGGTGTGCTCGTCGGACGCCCCGTGATCTGGGGTCTGGCCGCGGACGGCGAACGGGGGGTCCGTACGGTGCTCGGCCTCCTGGGTGCCGAGATCGAGGACGGGCTCGGCCTGGCAGGCTGCGGCGACGTCGCCGCAGCCCAGGCACTCAGGACGACCCGCCCCGGCGCGGGGTTCGTCTCCTGA